In the genome of Christensenella timonensis, one region contains:
- a CDS encoding glycosyltransferase family 2 protein has product MQPLVSVVIPSYNYEKYIRQALGCVAAQTYRNIELVVVDDCSQDNSWQEILSVAQDELFRERFPGRIVISRNERNMGAHATINAGIAAASGQYIAILNADDLFEENRFTAMMQAIREKGSMWGFSKVRCIDADGRRLESGQATAFEKIQDKIAGKRFIALSAVAENVSISTGNLLFERSLYEAVGGFKNYKYVHDYDFFLRACLYDEPAYTDKTAYLYRLHGGNSFLSLHEEGVRENRVVWLEFYREVQKGNVKNRVILENPDYADEFYGAVCAEGDKKRALWKLAKNPFARAGLKVFKARYHMD; this is encoded by the coding sequence ATGCAGCCGCTGGTTTCCGTCGTCATCCCATCCTATAACTACGAAAAATATATCCGGCAGGCGCTCGGCTGTGTTGCTGCGCAAACGTACAGGAATATTGAGCTTGTGGTGGTCGACGATTGCTCGCAGGATAACAGCTGGCAGGAGATTTTGTCGGTTGCGCAGGACGAACTTTTCCGAGAGCGTTTCCCTGGCCGTATCGTGATCTCCCGAAACGAACGGAATATGGGCGCGCACGCCACGATCAACGCAGGGATCGCGGCGGCTTCCGGACAGTATATCGCCATATTGAACGCGGACGACCTGTTTGAAGAAAACCGCTTCACTGCGATGATGCAGGCCATACGGGAAAAAGGCAGCATGTGGGGGTTTTCCAAAGTGCGCTGCATCGATGCGGACGGACGGCGATTGGAAAGCGGGCAGGCAACGGCTTTTGAAAAAATACAGGACAAGATCGCGGGCAAACGGTTCATCGCGCTTAGTGCGGTGGCGGAAAACGTGAGTATTTCCACCGGCAACCTGCTTTTTGAACGCAGCCTTTACGAAGCGGTTGGAGGTTTTAAAAATTATAAATACGTGCACGATTACGATTTCTTCCTGCGCGCGTGCCTGTATGACGAACCGGCCTATACCGACAAAACAGCCTATCTTTACCGCCTGCACGGCGGGAATTCCTTTCTGTCCCTGCACGAAGAAGGCGTGCGCGAAAACCGCGTGGTGTGGCTGGAGTTTTACCGCGAGGTGCAAAAGGGAAACGTCAAAAACCGTGTGATCCTCGAAAACCCGGATTATGCGGATGAATTCTACGGCGCCGTCTGTGCGGAAGGCGACAAGAAAAGAGCGCTGTGGAAACTGGCAAAAAACCCGTTTGCGCGTGCGGGGCTCAAAGTATTCAAAGCGCGGTACCACATGGATTGA
- the rfbC gene encoding dTDP-4-dehydrorhamnose 3,5-epimerase, producing the protein MKLKETGIEGLVVIEPDVHGDHRGWFMETYSKPKFEELDITCEFVQDNQSFSAQKGTLRGLHFQKNPMAQAKLLRCTRGKILDVAVDLRKDSPTYKKWYAVELSAENKRMFFMPKGMGHGFLTLSDDVEVQYKVDEVYSPECDRSIRFDDPEIGVEWGIENPILSQKDLQAPLLKDSDVDF; encoded by the coding sequence ATGAAGCTCAAAGAAACAGGCATCGAAGGCCTGGTCGTCATAGAGCCGGACGTACACGGAGACCATCGCGGATGGTTCATGGAGACATACAGCAAACCAAAGTTTGAAGAGCTGGACATCACCTGTGAATTCGTACAGGACAACCAGTCGTTTTCCGCACAAAAAGGGACGTTGCGCGGGCTGCATTTCCAGAAAAACCCAATGGCGCAAGCAAAGCTGCTGCGCTGCACCCGCGGGAAGATCCTCGATGTGGCGGTGGATCTGAGAAAGGATTCCCCAACGTATAAAAAATGGTACGCGGTGGAACTTTCGGCAGAGAATAAACGCATGTTCTTTATGCCCAAGGGCATGGGGCACGGTTTTTTGACGCTCAGTGATGATGTAGAAGTACAATACAAGGTGGATGAGGTCTATTCGCCGGAATGTGACCGTTCTATCCGTTTCGACGACCCGGAGATCGGCGTTGAATGGGGCATCGAAAACCCGATCCTCTCGCAAAAAGATTTGCAGGCGCCGCTGCTCAAAGACAGTGATGTGGATTTTTAA
- a CDS encoding MATE family efflux transporter: MERLKLKSNNKFLFRWFLSLAIPVGLQNLLTYSVALMDSIMVGSLGEVQLSAVTIANQTFFLLMICIYGLATGASVLISQYWGEKDTRTIAKVFGIVLRLSLLAGAVATVSVIAAPYQVMAMYTNDHQVIEYGAQYLPLVGLSFLPYAFTNTYLTCVRSVERVKIAVITYSISFAVNVFFNYVFIFGKFGAPAMGVAGAAMGTVIARLSELAIVLVYAKKEQRVKLSFKCLVQNDKLLWKDYLRYALPVVVNEMAWSVGMSVQTSILGHMGVTAVTTVGIISTVMRVTTIFVYGSASATLVIIGKYIGEQQYDTARKSANALVWANILIAGLSAAALLLLKNVFMGLYTLTPETYAALDATMYVAAFIVIMQAIGLSCVVGVFRGGGDTMFCMILDIITMWAMALPLGALGGFVWHLSIPVVFLFLRFDEVVKVFICLWRLKSGKWLNNVTRANKDKDAFAGC; encoded by the coding sequence ATGGAAAGACTTAAGCTGAAGTCTAATAATAAATTTTTATTCCGGTGGTTTTTGTCGCTTGCCATTCCCGTAGGGCTGCAAAACCTCCTGACCTATTCGGTTGCGCTGATGGATTCCATCATGGTCGGATCGCTGGGAGAGGTGCAGCTATCGGCCGTCACGATCGCGAACCAGACCTTTTTCCTGCTGATGATCTGCATCTATGGGTTGGCAACGGGCGCAAGCGTATTGATCTCGCAATATTGGGGTGAAAAAGATACGCGCACGATCGCCAAAGTATTTGGTATCGTACTGCGCCTTTCGCTGCTCGCGGGCGCGGTTGCGACGGTAAGTGTGATCGCCGCCCCGTATCAGGTCATGGCAATGTATACCAACGATCATCAGGTGATCGAATATGGCGCACAATATTTGCCGCTGGTAGGGCTCTCCTTTCTGCCGTATGCGTTTACCAATACATACCTGACGTGCGTGCGCAGCGTAGAACGCGTAAAAATCGCAGTCATAACATACAGCATTTCTTTCGCGGTCAACGTGTTTTTCAACTATGTGTTTATTTTTGGAAAATTCGGCGCCCCGGCGATGGGCGTTGCGGGTGCGGCCATGGGTACGGTGATCGCGCGCCTCAGCGAACTTGCCATCGTACTGGTTTATGCCAAAAAAGAGCAGCGCGTCAAACTGTCGTTCAAGTGCCTGGTGCAAAATGATAAATTGCTGTGGAAGGATTACCTGCGCTATGCCCTGCCGGTTGTGGTCAACGAGATGGCATGGTCTGTCGGGATGTCCGTACAGACCTCGATCCTCGGGCATATGGGCGTTACCGCCGTCACAACCGTGGGTATTATTTCGACGGTTATGCGCGTTACAACGATTTTCGTATATGGCTCCGCCTCTGCGACGCTGGTGATCATTGGAAAATATATCGGGGAACAGCAATACGATACCGCCCGCAAATCGGCCAATGCCCTCGTATGGGCAAACATATTGATCGCCGGACTATCGGCGGCGGCGCTGCTGCTTTTGAAGAATGTATTTATGGGCCTTTATACGCTTACGCCCGAAACCTATGCCGCGCTTGATGCGACAATGTATGTCGCCGCGTTTATCGTGATCATGCAGGCCATCGGCCTTTCTTGCGTCGTGGGAGTGTTCCGCGGCGGCGGGGATACGATGTTCTGCATGATTTTGGATATCATAACCATGTGGGCGATGGCCCTGCCGCTCGGCGCGCTTGGCGGCTTTGTTTGGCATTTATCCATACCGGTTGTGTTTTTATTCCTGCGTTTTGACGAGGTGGTGAAGGTGTTTATATGCCTGTGGCGCCTAAAGAGCGGGAAATGGCTCAACAATGTGACGCGCGCAAACAAAGATAAAGATGCGTTTGCCGGATGCTGA
- the rfbB gene encoding dTDP-glucose 4,6-dehydratase — protein sequence MKILVTGGAGFIGSNFVFHMLENHPDYEIVILDLLTYAGNLETLKDVLDRPNVKFVKADIADREAVFALFGEEHPDIVVNFAAESHVDRSIKDPGIFLRTNILGTQVLMDASREYGVKRYHQVSTDEVYGDLPLDRPDLFFTEETPIHTSSPYSASKAGADLLVQAYHRTFHLPVTISRCSNNYGPYHFPEKLIPLIISRALADESLPVYGTGENVRDWLYVRDHCAAIDRIIHGGRVGEVYNIGGHNERTNLQVVKTILKQLNKPESLITYVKDRAGHDLRYAIDPTKMMNELGWEPTTTFDEGIAQTVDWYLANEGWWKNIVSGDYQNYYQKMYADR from the coding sequence ATGAAGATACTGGTAACAGGCGGGGCAGGTTTTATTGGCAGCAACTTTGTGTTTCACATGCTGGAAAACCATCCGGACTATGAAATCGTGATACTGGATCTGCTCACCTATGCGGGCAATCTGGAAACCTTAAAGGATGTCCTTGACCGGCCGAATGTGAAGTTCGTCAAGGCAGATATCGCGGATCGGGAAGCGGTGTTTGCGCTGTTCGGGGAAGAACACCCGGACATCGTAGTAAACTTCGCGGCGGAGTCCCATGTCGACCGCTCGATCAAAGACCCGGGAATCTTCCTGCGTACGAATATTCTGGGAACGCAGGTGCTGATGGATGCATCGCGCGAATACGGCGTCAAGCGTTACCATCAGGTTTCGACAGACGAGGTTTACGGCGATTTGCCGCTCGACCGCCCAGATTTGTTCTTTACGGAAGAAACGCCCATTCATACATCCTCTCCCTATTCGGCGTCCAAGGCCGGCGCAGATTTACTGGTGCAGGCGTACCACAGGACGTTCCATTTGCCGGTTACGATTTCGCGCTGCTCGAACAACTACGGGCCGTACCATTTTCCGGAAAAGCTGATTCCGCTCATTATTTCCCGCGCGCTGGCGGACGAGAGCCTGCCGGTATACGGAACGGGGGAAAATGTGCGCGACTGGCTTTATGTGCGTGACCACTGCGCGGCTATCGACAGGATTATCCATGGCGGACGCGTGGGCGAGGTATATAATATCGGCGGGCATAACGAGCGTACGAACCTGCAGGTCGTAAAGACGATCTTAAAGCAGCTTAACAAGCCGGAAAGCCTGATCACGTATGTAAAAGACCGCGCGGGTCACGACCTGCGCTATGCGATCGACCCGACCAAGATGATGAATGAACTCGGCTGGGAACCCACGACGACGTTTGACGAGGGGATCGCGCAGACAGTGGATTGGTATCTTGCCAACGAAGGCTGGTGGAAGAATATTGTAAGCGGCGATTACCAGAATTATTACCAGAAGATGTACGCGGACAGATAG
- the rfbA gene encoding glucose-1-phosphate thymidylyltransferase RfbA, whose translation MKGIILAGGSGTRLYPLTIMSSKQLLPVYDKPMIYYPLSTLMLAGIKDILIISTPVDLPRFKSLLGDGSQFGISLSYKEQPSPDGLAQAFIIGEEFIAGDTCAMILGDNIFYGNGLSQLMAEAVANADSGRATVFGYYVDDPERFGIVEFDQDGKALSVEEKPQDPKSNYAITGLYFYDNRVSKYAKALKPSARGELEVTDLNAVYLKEGDLDVKLMGRGYAWLDTGTFDSLIEAAEFVRMLQKRQGIVMSAPEEIAFRKGWIDCDTLRSSAAKYGKSPYGEHLNAVAEGKVLDI comes from the coding sequence ATGAAGGGAATTATACTTGCGGGAGGCTCGGGAACGCGCCTGTATCCGCTCACGATCATGTCCAGCAAACAACTTTTGCCGGTTTACGACAAGCCGATGATTTATTATCCGCTTTCCACGCTCATGCTGGCGGGCATCAAGGATATCCTGATCATTTCGACGCCTGTCGACCTGCCGCGCTTTAAAAGCCTGCTGGGGGACGGTTCGCAGTTCGGGATTTCGCTTTCCTATAAGGAGCAGCCGTCGCCGGACGGCCTTGCGCAAGCCTTCATTATCGGTGAGGAATTTATCGCGGGCGATACGTGCGCGATGATCTTAGGCGACAATATCTTTTACGGGAACGGGCTTTCCCAGTTGATGGCGGAGGCGGTAGCCAATGCGGACAGCGGCCGGGCTACCGTATTTGGTTACTACGTGGACGACCCGGAGCGTTTTGGCATCGTGGAGTTCGACCAGGACGGCAAGGCGCTTTCTGTGGAAGAAAAACCGCAGGATCCAAAATCCAACTATGCGATTACCGGCCTTTACTTCTACGACAACCGCGTATCGAAATATGCCAAGGCGTTAAAGCCAAGCGCGCGCGGCGAGCTCGAAGTGACAGACCTGAACGCAGTCTATTTAAAAGAGGGCGATCTTGACGTCAAGCTGATGGGGCGCGGCTATGCGTGGCTGGACACCGGGACGTTCGATTCGCTGATCGAGGCGGCGGAATTTGTACGCATGCTGCAAAAGCGGCAAGGCATCGTCATGTCCGCGCCGGAGGAGATCGCGTTTCGCAAAGGGTGGATCGACTGCGACACGCTTCGCAGCAGCGCCGCAAAATACGGCAAATCGCCGTACGGGGAGCATCTCAATGCAGTTGCGGAAGGGAAGGTGCTCGATATATGA
- a CDS encoding LacI family DNA-binding transcriptional regulator codes for MTIREIARLANVSPATISLVLNNKPGVGDETRKRIQNILKEYDYKLPPKNKVPMKNIRFLKYKDHSMIVDGNAGFISTIIDAVEAECREMGYNLIITTVKGNFKQALKILQEDTSDGIILLGTEIPPADYPLLKTIATPMVIVDNIMSREPYECVVMNNQETTYFALKYLSDLGHSEVAYFKSSTEISNFHERSLAFYDCCGALGLTCTNTFELTPTLDGAYDSMKEYIGNGAKFPTAAFADNDTIALGAMKALQEAGYKIPDDISIMGFDDIPYCTISDPPLTTMRVPRRRIGRRAVRRLCERMQEDPINSNVKILLGSRLVERQSTCPPRKK; via the coding sequence ATGACAATCCGGGAAATCGCACGCCTTGCGAACGTCTCGCCCGCTACGATCTCACTCGTATTAAACAATAAACCGGGCGTAGGCGACGAAACAAGAAAACGCATCCAGAACATATTAAAAGAATATGACTATAAGCTTCCGCCCAAAAACAAGGTTCCGATGAAGAATATCCGCTTCTTGAAGTACAAGGATCACAGTATGATCGTTGACGGGAATGCCGGCTTTATTTCAACGATCATCGACGCCGTGGAGGCCGAATGCCGTGAAATGGGGTATAACCTGATCATCACGACAGTAAAGGGCAATTTCAAGCAGGCGCTGAAGATCCTTCAGGAGGACACCTCCGACGGTATCATCCTGCTTGGTACGGAGATCCCTCCTGCCGATTATCCGCTTTTGAAGACGATCGCAACGCCGATGGTCATCGTGGACAACATCATGTCGCGCGAGCCTTATGAGTGCGTTGTGATGAACAACCAGGAAACCACCTATTTCGCGCTGAAGTATCTCTCTGACCTTGGCCACAGCGAGGTGGCGTACTTCAAAAGCTCCACCGAAATCTCAAACTTCCATGAGCGAAGCCTGGCCTTTTACGATTGTTGCGGGGCCCTCGGCCTCACGTGCACCAATACCTTTGAGCTGACGCCCACGCTGGACGGCGCATATGATTCCATGAAGGAATACATCGGCAATGGCGCAAAATTCCCGACGGCAGCCTTTGCCGACAACGATACCATCGCGCTTGGCGCTATGAAAGCCTTGCAGGAGGCCGGGTATAAGATCCCGGACGATATTTCCATCATGGGCTTTGACGATATCCCCTATTGCACGATTTCCGACCCGCCGCTGACCACGATGCGCGTACCGCGGCGCAGGATCGGCCGCCGCGCTGTACGCAGGTTATGCGAACGGATGCAGGAAGACCCGATCAACAGCAATGTCAAAATACTTTTGGGGTCGCGCCTCGTAGAGCGGCAAAGCACCTGCCCGCCCAGGAAAAAATAA
- the rfbD gene encoding dTDP-4-dehydrorhamnose reductase, whose translation MKVLVTGVKGQLGYDVVRHLDLRGIENRGVDIADFDLTDEKAVLSYIREYAPTSIVHCAAYTAVDKAESDRDTCFAVNVMGTKNVALAAKAVQAEMMYISTDYVFDGFSKDTPWEADDPKNPQNVYGETKYGGELEVQKLLNDSYILRICWVFGKNGGNFVKTMLRLSETLDEISVVCDQHGAPTYTFDVASLICDMLGSRKYGVYQASNEGDITWYDFAKEIFAQAGRQTKVVPVTSEEYAKEHPTAAARPKNSRLSKQTLIDGGFARLPDYKDAVARYLKEI comes from the coding sequence ATGAAAGTATTGGTGACAGGGGTAAAGGGACAGCTCGGCTATGACGTGGTGCGGCACCTTGACTTGCGCGGCATCGAAAACCGCGGCGTGGATATCGCCGACTTCGACCTGACGGACGAGAAGGCCGTACTTTCGTATATCAGGGAATACGCGCCCACGAGCATCGTGCACTGCGCGGCCTATACGGCGGTGGATAAAGCGGAAAGCGACCGCGATACCTGCTTTGCGGTTAACGTCATGGGCACCAAGAACGTTGCGCTCGCGGCAAAAGCCGTCCAAGCGGAAATGATGTACATCAGTACGGATTACGTGTTCGACGGGTTTTCCAAGGATACACCGTGGGAGGCCGACGACCCCAAAAATCCACAGAATGTTTACGGTGAAACCAAATACGGCGGCGAGCTTGAGGTGCAAAAGCTGTTAAACGATTCTTATATCCTGCGCATCTGCTGGGTGTTCGGGAAAAACGGTGGTAATTTTGTAAAAACGATGCTGCGCCTGTCCGAAACGCTCGACGAAATTTCTGTGGTATGCGACCAGCACGGCGCGCCCACCTATACGTTTGATGTGGCATCCCTCATTTGCGACATGCTCGGTTCGCGCAAATACGGCGTATACCAGGCGTCCAACGAAGGCGACATCACCTGGTACGATTTTGCGAAAGAAATTTTTGCGCAGGCGGGCCGGCAGACGAAGGTGGTTCCCGTGACATCGGAAGAATATGCGAAAGAACATCCCACTGCGGCGGCGCGCCCCAAAAACTCGCGCCTTTCCAAGCAGACGCTTATTGACGGCGGCTTTGCGCGTTTGCCGGACTATAAAGACGCGGTCGCGCGTTATTTAAAAGAGATTTGA
- a CDS encoding glycosyltransferase family 2 protein, which produces MKYDVTVSIVNYNNYEKARQAIRTLLEYTHGVRMKIYLVDNASKDDSAVRLADEFSAIGVVFSDKNLGFGAGHNLVLDLIDSDFHAIVNPDIILHSDILAELTGFLRKNPDIGLCTPAVRYTNGDPQYLPKRNPKLKYLIANRTPGKKWENLRRHYKMLDEDLTEVTDIEFASGCFLLVRTELFKQIGGFDERYFMYFEDADLSRMALQIARVVFYPYDYVVHDYARSSAHSLRYLLIHIGSMFKYFWKWRGKAQPLDTGKQKKL; this is translated from the coding sequence TTGAAATATGACGTAACGGTCAGCATCGTAAACTATAACAACTATGAGAAAGCGCGCCAGGCCATCCGGACGCTTCTTGAATATACGCACGGCGTGCGCATGAAGATCTATTTGGTCGACAATGCGTCCAAGGACGACAGCGCGGTGCGCCTGGCGGATGAGTTTTCGGCGATCGGCGTTGTGTTCAGCGATAAAAACCTGGGGTTTGGCGCGGGACATAACCTGGTTCTTGACCTGATCGATTCGGATTTCCACGCGATCGTCAACCCGGATATCATCCTGCACAGCGACATCCTGGCGGAGCTCACGGGCTTCCTGCGTAAAAACCCGGATATCGGGCTGTGTACCCCGGCGGTACGCTACACAAACGGCGACCCGCAGTATTTGCCCAAACGCAATCCCAAGTTGAAATATTTGATCGCAAACCGTACGCCCGGGAAAAAATGGGAGAACCTGCGCAGGCATTATAAGATGCTGGATGAAGACCTCACGGAGGTCACGGATATCGAATTTGCCAGCGGGTGCTTTTTATTAGTCCGCACAGAGCTTTTTAAGCAGATCGGCGGATTTGACGAACGGTATTTCATGTATTTTGAAGATGCGGATTTGTCGCGCATGGCGCTTCAGATCGCGCGCGTCGTCTTTTACCCGTACGATTACGTGGTGCACGATTATGCACGCAGCAGCGCGCACAGCTTGCGCTATTTACTGATCCACATCGGTTCCATGTTCAAGTACTTCTGGAAGTGGCGCGGCAAAGCGCAGCCGCTTGACACAGGGAAGCAAAAAAAGTTATGA
- a CDS encoding YbaK/EbsC family protein yields the protein MSVETVKQYFKQFGIDGRVRELEDSSATVELAALALGVQGARIAKTLSFKVGDRCVLIVAAGDAKIDNARYKAYFGTKAKMLTAQEVPELTGHPVGGVCPFAVPKEVKVYLDESLKRFDTVFPACGSANSAIELTCGELMQYAKAAGWIDVCKNWQAEGEVK from the coding sequence ATGTCGGTAGAAACGGTAAAGCAATATTTTAAGCAGTTCGGCATAGACGGCAGGGTGCGCGAGCTGGAAGACTCCAGCGCGACGGTAGAGCTGGCGGCATTGGCCCTGGGGGTGCAGGGCGCGCGTATCGCAAAGACGTTGTCCTTCAAGGTGGGGGATCGGTGTGTGCTTATCGTGGCCGCGGGCGATGCCAAGATCGATAATGCACGGTACAAGGCGTATTTTGGCACGAAGGCAAAGATGCTCACAGCGCAGGAAGTGCCGGAGTTGACCGGGCATCCGGTGGGCGGCGTATGCCCGTTTGCCGTGCCAAAGGAAGTAAAGGTGTATCTGGATGAATCCCTCAAAAGGTTTGACACCGTGTTCCCCGCATGCGGGAGCGCAAACAGCGCGATCGAGCTTACGTGCGGCGAACTGATGCAATATGCAAAGGCGGCAGGATGGATCGACGTCTGCAAAAACTGGCAGGCAGAAGGAGAAGTTAAGTAA
- a CDS encoding iron-containing alcohol dehydrogenase, protein MKNFVAEVPEKIVFGAGVLHELGKYAEGLGKKAFIVTGQSVRPEKTALLETVKGQLKQAGMETVLFAEVEQNPTTTTCDRGARLARESGCDVVVGVGGGSPMDASKFIALLAASGGSAADYIPGGKFADTDDRELKCLPIIAVTTTSGTGSEATPFAVVTNPENSNKPGTGHDFWYPTVSIVDPELTLTLPEKVTVNTGLDVFFHAFEAYVCKDANEYADMFAKRAIELVVDNLKKCVDNPQDLEARSAMSLANMLAGTAISLGGTFAIHGMGHSISGHFGAIHGETLCALGPALTEYSYQGNIPKFAKVAVLLGADPQQGEEELARGCADQLRAFLAAFGRDITISSLGVTEQSIPSLADDALFAMRGAIEATPVAMTRQDIIDVYMKSM, encoded by the coding sequence ATGAAAAATTTTGTAGCGGAAGTTCCGGAAAAGATCGTATTCGGCGCAGGCGTGCTGCACGAGCTGGGGAAATACGCGGAAGGCCTGGGGAAGAAAGCGTTTATCGTGACAGGACAAAGCGTGAGGCCGGAAAAAACGGCGCTGCTTGAGACCGTAAAAGGGCAGCTTAAGCAGGCGGGCATGGAAACGGTTTTGTTTGCGGAAGTGGAACAAAACCCGACCACCACCACATGCGATCGCGGTGCGCGCCTCGCGCGCGAAAGCGGCTGCGATGTGGTCGTCGGAGTAGGCGGGGGCAGCCCGATGGACGCCTCCAAATTCATTGCCCTGCTTGCCGCTTCGGGCGGCAGCGCCGCTGATTATATCCCGGGCGGGAAGTTCGCCGATACGGACGACAGGGAGCTTAAGTGCCTGCCCATCATCGCGGTCACAACGACCTCGGGAACGGGCAGTGAGGCGACGCCGTTCGCCGTGGTGACAAACCCGGAAAACAGCAATAAACCGGGTACGGGGCACGATTTCTGGTATCCGACGGTTTCCATCGTCGATCCCGAGCTGACGCTGACCTTGCCCGAAAAGGTGACGGTCAATACCGGGCTTGACGTGTTTTTCCATGCGTTTGAGGCCTATGTATGCAAGGATGCAAACGAATACGCGGATATGTTTGCCAAACGCGCGATCGAGCTGGTTGTGGACAACCTGAAAAAATGCGTGGACAATCCGCAGGACTTAGAAGCGCGCAGCGCGATGTCCCTTGCCAATATGCTTGCGGGCACGGCGATTTCGCTCGGCGGCACGTTCGCGATCCATGGCATGGGGCACAGCATCAGCGGACATTTCGGCGCGATCCATGGCGAAACGCTGTGTGCGCTGGGGCCGGCGCTGACAGAGTATTCCTACCAGGGGAACATCCCCAAATTTGCCAAGGTGGCAGTGTTGCTGGGCGCAGACCCGCAGCAGGGGGAAGAAGAGCTCGCGCGCGGATGCGCGGATCAGCTCCGTGCGTTTTTGGCGGCCTTCGGCAGGGACATCACGATCTCGTCGCTGGGCGTTACCGAGCAGTCCATCCCGTCCCTTGCAGACGACGCCCTGTTTGCGATGCGCGGCGCGATTGAAGCAACTCCCGTAGCCATGACACGGCAGGATATCATCGACGTATATATGAAATCTATGTGA
- a CDS encoding dihydroxyacetone kinase family protein, which yields MNQKDLLNVLACWKKIMAQSRDYLIEIDGVVGDGDLGLTMSDGFAAAYDAVAAGEEKDLGKMLYFGGKAMSTAVPSTMGTLMASGLMNAGKVLKGKEELDTQDVAALFQAYLDGVMNRGSAKVGDKTFLDGLYPAVESLKKDAAAGADLKTMAENAKKAAEEGFLATKGMLAVHGRAATRGEASRELLDPGAAVAKLLMEGFADAVA from the coding sequence ATGAATCAGAAAGACTTACTGAACGTGCTTGCGTGCTGGAAAAAAATTATGGCGCAAAGCCGCGATTACCTGATCGAGATCGATGGCGTGGTAGGCGACGGCGATCTCGGCCTTACGATGAGCGACGGTTTTGCCGCAGCATACGATGCGGTGGCGGCCGGTGAAGAAAAAGACCTTGGCAAGATGCTGTATTTCGGCGGCAAGGCCATGTCAACGGCAGTCCCGTCCACAATGGGTACGCTGATGGCGTCCGGGCTCATGAATGCGGGCAAGGTGCTGAAGGGAAAAGAAGAGCTGGATACACAGGATGTGGCCGCGCTGTTCCAGGCATACCTTGACGGCGTCATGAACCGCGGGAGCGCGAAGGTGGGGGATAAAACGTTCCTCGACGGGCTGTATCCGGCGGTCGAATCCCTGAAAAAGGACGCAGCGGCGGGAGCAGACCTCAAAACGATGGCTGAAAACGCGAAAAAGGCTGCGGAAGAAGGATTCCTCGCTACAAAAGGGATGCTGGCAGTACACGGACGTGCGGCGACCCGCGGAGAAGCGTCCCGCGAGCTCCTGGATCCGGGCGCGGCGGTTGCAAAGCTGCTGATGGAAGGCTTTGCGGACGCGGTCGCATAA